A stretch of Arachis hypogaea cultivar Tifrunner chromosome 15, arahy.Tifrunner.gnm2.J5K5, whole genome shotgun sequence DNA encodes these proteins:
- the LOC112747953 gene encoding tobamovirus multiplication protein 2A-like, with protein MACRGFWECLLKLLNFFLTLTGLAMVGYGIYLLVEFLQAPDDAVSPVSDDSSLIQLGRPMLTAVSLSNSFFDDLPKAWFIYIFIGIGVVLFAISCFGCIATSMRNGCCLSCYSVLLVLLILIELGCAAFIFFDKSWKEEIPTDKTGDFDMIYEFLRENWSIVKWVALGIVIFEALLFLLVLVVKAANRPADYDSDEEFINPRHQARQPLLNRTAGPATGVPVAGTLDHRPSRNDAWSTRMREKYGLDTSEFTYNPSESNRFQQPNSQPTEERSRCTIM; from the exons ATGGCGTGTAGGGGATTCTGGGAGTGCCTTTTGAAGCTTTTGAACTTCTTCCTGACCCTCACCGGTCTGGCCATGGTTGGCTATGGGATCTATCTGTTGGTTGAATTCCTTCAAGCTCCGGATGATGCAGTTTCCCCTGTCAGTGATGATAGTTCTCTGATTCAACTTGGTCGACCCATGCTTACGGCTGTGTCTCTATCGAACAGCTTCTTTGATGATTTGCCTAAGGCTTG GTTCATTTATATATTCATTGGCATtggagtagttctctttgctATTTCTTGTTTTGGTTGTATTGCAACGTCAATGCGAAACGGATGCTGCCTTAGCTGT TACTCAGTTTTGTTGGTACTACTGATCTTGATAGAGCTGGGATGTGCAGCCTTTATTTTCTTTGACAAAAGCTGGAAAGAA GAAATTCCAACTGATAAAACTGGAGATTTTGATATGATATATGAATTTTTGAGAGAGAATTGGAGCATTGTGAAATGGGTTGCACTTGGAATTGTTATCTTTGAG GCCCTTCTTTTCTTGTTAGTACTTGTTGTTAAGGCTGCAAATAGACCAGCAGATTATGATAGTGACGAGGAGTTCATTAACCCAAGGCACCAAGCTCGACAACCATTGCTCAACAGAACAGCAGGCCCAGCAACAGGGGTACCAGTTGCTGGGACCCTTGACCATCGTCCAAGCAGAAATGATGCATGGAGTACACGCATGAGGGAGAAG TATGGGCTTGATACATCGGAATTTACATACAACCCATCGGAGTCAAACCGATTCCAGCAACCAAACTCACAGCCAACGGAAGAGAGGAGCCGCTGCACCATCATGTGA